One window from the genome of Pelecanus crispus isolate bPelCri1 chromosome 13, bPelCri1.pri, whole genome shotgun sequence encodes:
- the HTATSF1 gene encoding 17S U2 SnRNP complex component HTATSF1 isoform X1 gives MSGEDGNEEFYRQLQLQQQYEAEPGGEGESDPFTYVDPADGAAYEWDREKKAWFPKITEDFLATYHANYGFHADDTDSSSASGTATENKQPVSSKTSGTQPSANEKGPQQTDPKQKAEKRKLEPGWFHVEEDRNTNVYVTGLPPDITKDEFIQVMSKCGIIMRDPQTEEHKIKLYKDKEGNLKGDGLCCYLKRESVQLALRLLDEAEIRGYKLHVEVAKFQLKGEYDASKKKKKCKDYKKKLSQQQKQLDWRPEKKDGATRMRHERIVIIRNMFHPKDFEEDPLVLNEIREDLRTECEKFGQVKKVLIFDRHPDGVASVSFKEATEADLCKLTLNGRWFGGRQLSAETWDGVTDYQVEETAREREERLKVWGSFLEDPDAKEQQPTSDSDSATSSVKLREDRQPSKVNDTSKDVNDEAQKRENNGEGISEDGAPSTDSSLAGSDVEADT, from the exons ATGAGCGGTGAGGACGGGAACGAGGAGTTCTAccggcagctgcagctccagcagcagtaCGAGGCCGAGCCCGGGGGCGAGGGCGAGTCCGACCCCTTCACCTACGTGGACCCGGCCGACGGGGCCGCCTACGAGTGGGACCGGGAGAAGAAGGCCTGGTTCCCCAAG ataaCAGAAGATTTCCTGGCAACATATCATGCCAACTATGGCTTCCATGCAGATGATACAGACAGTTCATCTGCTTCTGGCACAGCAACTGAAAATAAGCAACCAGTAAGTTCTAAGACATCAGGAACACAACCATCAGCAAATGAGAAAGGACCACAACAAACAgatccaaaacaaaaagcagaaaaacgGAAGCTTGAGCCAG GTTGGTTCCATGTTGAAGAAGacagaaacacaaatgtttATGTGACTG gTTTACCTCCAGACATTACAAAAGATGAATTTATACAAGTCATGTCAAAATGTGGTATCATTATGCGAGATCCTCAGACAGAAGAACACAAAATCAAGCTTTACAAAGATaaggaaggaaatcttaaaggagATGGCCTCTGTTGCTATCTAAAG AGAGAATCAGTTCAACTTGCATTGAGACTTCTGGATGAGGCAGAAATTAGAGGCTATAAATTGCATGTTGAAGTTGCAAAGTTTCAACTGAAGGGGGAGTATGATGCaagcaaaaagaagaagaaatgtaaaGACTACAAGAAGAAGTTGTCTCAACAGCagaa ACAGCTGGATTGGAGGCCTGAGAAGAAAGATGGCGCAACTCGAATGCGACATGAACGCATCGTTATTATCAGGAATATGTTTCACCCAAAGGACTTTGAG GAGGATCCCTTAGTGCTAAATGAGATCAGAGAAGATCTGCGGACAGAATGTGAAAAGTTTGGTCAAGTAAAGAAGGTTCTCATATTTGAT CGACACCCTGATGGTGTGGCTTCTGTGTCATTTAAAGAAGCAACAGAAGCTGATCTGTGCAAGCTAACTCTAAATGGAAGGTGGTTTGGTGGCCGTCAGCTCAGTGCTGAAACATGGGATGGTGTAACGGATTATCAG GTGGAGGAGACtgcaagagaaagggaagaaaggctCAAGGTGTGGGGATCATTTTTAGAGGATCCTGATGCAAAGGAGCAGCAACCTACATCTGATTCGGATTCCGCAACGAGTAGCGTTAAACTACGTGAAGACAGACAACCTTCAAAAGTTAATGACACATCTAAGGATGTAAATGATGAAGCCCAGAAGAGGGAGAATAATGGTGAGGGCATTAGTGAAGATGGTGCTCCATCTACAGACAGCAGCCTTGCAGGCAGTGATGTTGAAGCAGATACATAA
- the HTATSF1 gene encoding 17S U2 SnRNP complex component HTATSF1 isoform X2 encodes MSGEDGNEEFYRQLQLQQQYEAEPGGEGESDPFTYVDPADGAAYEWDREKKAWFPKITEDFLATYHANYGFHADDTDSSSASGTATENKQPVSSKTSGTQPSANEKGPQQTDPKQKAEKRKLEPGWFHVEEDRNTNVYVTGLPPDITKDEFIQVMSKCGIIMRDPQTEEHKIKLYKDKEGNLKGDGLCCYLKRESVQLALRLLDEAEIRGYKLHVEVAKFQLKGEYDASKKKKKCKDYKKKLSQQQKQLDWRPEKKDGATRMRHERIVIIRNMFHPKDFEEDPLVLNEIREDLRTECEKFGQVKKVLIFDRHPDGVASVSFKEATEADLCKLTLNGRWFGGRQLSAETWDGVTDYQVEETAREREERLKVWGSFLEDPDAKEQQPTSDSDSATSSVKLREDRQPSKVNDTSKDVNDEAQKRENNGSIPVFQYTACSFSPRLLARGSF; translated from the exons ATGAGCGGTGAGGACGGGAACGAGGAGTTCTAccggcagctgcagctccagcagcagtaCGAGGCCGAGCCCGGGGGCGAGGGCGAGTCCGACCCCTTCACCTACGTGGACCCGGCCGACGGGGCCGCCTACGAGTGGGACCGGGAGAAGAAGGCCTGGTTCCCCAAG ataaCAGAAGATTTCCTGGCAACATATCATGCCAACTATGGCTTCCATGCAGATGATACAGACAGTTCATCTGCTTCTGGCACAGCAACTGAAAATAAGCAACCAGTAAGTTCTAAGACATCAGGAACACAACCATCAGCAAATGAGAAAGGACCACAACAAACAgatccaaaacaaaaagcagaaaaacgGAAGCTTGAGCCAG GTTGGTTCCATGTTGAAGAAGacagaaacacaaatgtttATGTGACTG gTTTACCTCCAGACATTACAAAAGATGAATTTATACAAGTCATGTCAAAATGTGGTATCATTATGCGAGATCCTCAGACAGAAGAACACAAAATCAAGCTTTACAAAGATaaggaaggaaatcttaaaggagATGGCCTCTGTTGCTATCTAAAG AGAGAATCAGTTCAACTTGCATTGAGACTTCTGGATGAGGCAGAAATTAGAGGCTATAAATTGCATGTTGAAGTTGCAAAGTTTCAACTGAAGGGGGAGTATGATGCaagcaaaaagaagaagaaatgtaaaGACTACAAGAAGAAGTTGTCTCAACAGCagaa ACAGCTGGATTGGAGGCCTGAGAAGAAAGATGGCGCAACTCGAATGCGACATGAACGCATCGTTATTATCAGGAATATGTTTCACCCAAAGGACTTTGAG GAGGATCCCTTAGTGCTAAATGAGATCAGAGAAGATCTGCGGACAGAATGTGAAAAGTTTGGTCAAGTAAAGAAGGTTCTCATATTTGAT CGACACCCTGATGGTGTGGCTTCTGTGTCATTTAAAGAAGCAACAGAAGCTGATCTGTGCAAGCTAACTCTAAATGGAAGGTGGTTTGGTGGCCGTCAGCTCAGTGCTGAAACATGGGATGGTGTAACGGATTATCAG GTGGAGGAGACtgcaagagaaagggaagaaaggctCAAGGTGTGGGGATCATTTTTAGAGGATCCTGATGCAAAGGAGCAGCAACCTACATCTGATTCGGATTCCGCAACGAGTAGCGTTAAACTACGTGAAGACAGACAACCTTCAAAAGTTAATGACACATCTAAGGATGTAAATGATGAAGCCCAGAAGAGGGAGAATAATG